CAACGCATTTATTCCAGAGAAAGCATGGATGGTATTGCACGCTCAGCAGGTATGAGTCTACAAACATCTCTCAAAATGGAATTTGAAAACATGTATATGAGCTCAGTGTCTCAAGTGACTCCTGAACATGTTCAAAACATCGCAAAAAAGGTTCTCTCCCAACTTGAGTCAGGGCAATTTCAAATTTCTTTAGCAATTGCAAAAGATGCATTGCCAGATATTTCAGAAGCAATATTAATAGAAACACTGTTTGATGCAATTAAAATGGCACAACATAGTGAAGTGCCAAAAGACCACCAAATTCAGAAAAGAAGCACAACAAACACTGCCGAAGAAAACTGGCTATCGTCCTACACGCATCACGTTTCTCACTCCAACAATGCAGTAAAACAAATTAAAATAGAGCTCCCATTGGGCAAGGTTCTAAAAATAAACTTTAGAAAATCATCGCGACTCCCTATAGTCAGCGGTATGCTGCTTCTTAAAGGCGGTTATGTAAGAGAACCAAAAGAAAAAAATGGAGTCAGTGGCCTCATGGCGAGCATGCTGACAAGAGGAACACAAAGACAAACCTACCGAAAATTTATTGAAGAATTAGAAGACAACGCTTCAAGTATTAGTGCTTTTTCGTCACGAGATCTTTTTGGCATGCGTTTTGATTCAATTAGTGAAAATAGTTTAAGAACAGCGCAAATGCTCTTGGATTGCTTTTTTAGGCCAGAATTTTCGCAAAGCGAATGGCAAAGAACCCACAAAGAAACTTTAGAAGTATTGATTGCGCAAAAAGATAGCCCTACTGCACGTCTTGCCCGCATTTCTCAACCCTTATTATTTCCAAATCACTCTTATTCATTTATTGGAATTGGCAACGAACAGTCTTTAAATAATATTCAAAAGAATGATGCACTGGATATTTGGAAACAGTTATTTACGGCAACGGAATTTGTTTTTTCTATTGCAGGAGATTTTGATCTTAAATCATTTGTTCACTTAATAGAGTCTGAGTTTAAAACATTTTTTCTTTCTGACTATCAAGAAAAAACTTTGACTCAACCAACCGCACCTCTTTTTCCTAAAATCAATGATCCCCAAGTTGGTTTTGATGAAATTGAACGCGAACAAGCCCATATCACTGTTTCATTTCGCTCATTTAGTATTTCTGATCACAGAAGAACAGCGCTTGAGTTGGCAGCAAATATTTTAGCGGGTCAAGGTGGTCGACTATTTTTAGATTTACGCGATAAACGATCTTTAGCTTATTCTGTAAGTGCTTCGCAATCACCTAATGTATTAGCAGGAGTTTTTACGGCATACATTGCCACCACATACCATAAAGCTCAGGAAGCCATTGAAGGACTTAAATTTCATATCGAAAAACTAGCGCAAGAGCCGCCTTCAATTGAAGAATTAAAACGAGCGCAGCATTCAGTGCTAGGCTCCCAAAGTATCGAATCTCAACATCATAATTACCAAGCGTCACAGCTTGCCATGAGTGATGTATATGGACTCGATTTTGATAATTTTTTAAGATTTTCTGAGCGGGTGAACGCTGTTACAGCAGAACAAGTCAGTGAAGTTTTACAAAGTCTATTAATTGAAAATATCCCTATTATTTCAGTGGTTGGCCCTAAAGGCACTTGGATCCCTGATAAACATGATCCTATGTTAAAATGGAACTTGAAAAACATATGAAAGACTCATTTTTTTTCAACAACTCTAAAGATATACTTATTTTACTTGATAAAAGTGGTAAAATTTTAATTTCTAATAGTGCTGCAAAAAAATATTCCTTATATGAAGACAAAGAAATCTTTCCGCAACTGGTTCCAACTGAAGCTGCGCAATTGGCAGCAACTTTTGATCAATTGATGAAAGATTCCATACAAAAAACTGTTCTGCTTGAATTGACAGGATTTCCAGTTATCACCTCACGGACACGCTGGAAAATCACCTATCTTCAAGCAGAACAAGCTTTTGCTTTTTGTTGTGAAGAACTCACAGAATTTTCTGCAGAAGATTTTTTACTCCATACTGGTCTCATGAAAACTGTTTTTGATCATGATCCAGACTTAATTTCTATAATCAATAGAGTTGGAAATTTTGTTTTTGTAAATCTTGCCGTTTACCAGTTTGCAGGTCTTTCTAATCCACCATTACTTATCGAAAAAATCAATTCATCAATTGAAAATAAAGAATTGTGGCTCCCCGGTTATGAAAATATTCAAAAATTTAGAGAAAAAGAAAATATAAATATTGAAGCCACGACAGATTCTATGGGCAATCCTGTATGGTTTGAAAATAATTATATACCATTAAACTTAAAATATGGTGAAAATATGACTTTAGTCATATCCAAAAATATCACACCCTGGAAAAAATTTGAAAAAAATTTAATTGATGCACAAAATAACCTTTATTTTAAACATCGTTTTTTATTTTTAGATAGTATGATGTTAAACAAGTTCGAAAAACATTTTAATATTTTGTCCGCTGAAGAACAAAATTTTGCGACAAAAATTAAAAAAGTAAAACACTACTTAACCGAAAAATACAAAACAGAATGCTTCACGAGTTTTAATCTCAAAAGCATTTTTTCTTTTATTTTAAGCTCATTGAATGACCCGTTAAACTCTTATGAGATTCAAGTACAAGAAAATTTTGAAAATATTGAAAACGTTGAAATTCAATGTTTTCAATATGACTTAATTCAAGCTTTTTTAAATATTTTTTATAATGCAATTAATGCTATTATTTTAAGTCAAAAAGTCTCAGAAAGAATGATTAAAATACAAACAGACATCCAAAATGGCGGTGTAAATATTTTAATTATAAATAACGGCAGTGTTGTAAAACCAGAAATTCAGGATAAAATTTTTGAACCTTTTATTACAAGTTTGCCTTCTGGACATGGTACTGGTTTAGGTTTAAGCATTGCAAAAGATATCATTGAAAACCACAATGGAACAATCAGTTTTACTAGTGACGCCGATTGGACGACATTTTCTATAACTTTACCTTTGCAATGACACAACTCGTTGTCCCTCCAACCCCTAAACTAATTTTACCACAAATTAATCCCTCTTCTGAAACAGAGATATCTTGAAAATTATTAAGTAACAAATTTCTTTTCAATGAAAGAATTTTAGGATTGACTTTTTTAGGATCAATACCAGAAGGTAACAAACGGTAGGTATTAGAATTTAAGGATTGAATTCCTAAAAGTTGCGCGGTGAGCTCCCAACCTCCCGATACCGCCATTCCATGCCCAAAAATTCCTTTTCGTGCAGAAATGTAAGCAGATTGCGGCACATAATCTTCGATTAGGGTAAATTCATTCCAATCGCCTGGAGTTCCAGTGGCATGCATATCCCATAATTGTATTTGTGAAGAAACAACCTGTGCATTGGCAAAAGCTCTCTCAATAGCAAGCTTTGGACCGTTTTTAGAAGGTGTAATAATATGCTCTGCATCACTGCTGGTTCCTGCCCCTAAAATTTCTACCCCAAGCGGCTTTACGCCGAGAGGAGACATGGCATCTTCTGCCGCAATAATCCACGTACAAGCACCTCCAGACACATGAGTACCTCGCAGATCACAAAAAGGAATACTAGGAGAATCGCCCAATACCGCAAGACGTCCATTATAAAATGCAGAGATCACTTCATCGGATGGCACTGCATCCGATGCTCCAACAATTGCCGCATCAATTTTACCCGATCGGATATCATACAATGCCTGCTCAACCAGGGTACCAAAAGACGCACATGCACCAGCAAACCCATTGGCAACTCCATGCAAATTTAACAACATCGAGACCTGAGATGCCGGCACGCTTTGTGTATTCCAGAGTAAATTGGGAGAGGCCGCTTCCCATGGAGGTGTTGGGCATTGATATTTTTCAAAGAGATTTCTTTTCGCTTTTGTTTTCCAACGAATTAACGATAATTTTGCCGTTTCTATATCTTCGCCTTGAACAATATGGCTTTCAATTTCTTTTAATTCGTTTAATAAATTTTTTAACTCTATCGACTTTTCTGCCCAATAAGCATTCCATACTTGCAACGCTTCATAGCGTTCAAAAGAATCTGACAAAAAAGAATTTGGATTTTTTGGAACATCGTGCAATTCAATTTTATTATTTAGATACTCTTGGTACAATTGATTTCTTGCAGGATCTGCCCAAAACGCATTCCATTTAAAAAATACTGCATCAGTTTGGCGCGAAAGTTTGCAAATCATTGGAATATCACCTAAACCATGAGCATAATGAATTGCTAAATTAGGATCTAAAGTTTGTAATGCCTTTTCTAATCCAGGATTGGTTTCGAGTGCATCAATTAAACTTCCTATGGCAAACTTAACCACCTCGCCACTCTTTTCATTCAGTAATGAAAATCTTTTGGGCTCATGTCGCTTGTCCAACCATGTTTTATATTGAGAAAAATCAAACGTTGGAACACCCACCAAAAACAAGTCAGAAAAAGATTTTTTTAAAGTTAATGAGCATTTGCTTTCTGAAAGCAACGATAAAAACTCTTTTAAATTTGCAGCACCTGGAGCGACTACGGATGCTCCATATAGATAAACTCGTCTTGTTTGCATTGTTGTCCTACAGGCCATCTTACACGTCCTCAATTTGAAGAAATATATTTTATAACGTTGTTCACACTAACAGAAAAATGGAGGCTTAAAAAATTTAATGACTATTAGTTTCTATTTTTTTTGAGGCTATCGTTTAACACAATCAAATCAGAGACTGCCTTTGAAGCGCCGTACCACTTTTCAGCAATGATTTTGTACTCATCACCCTCTTTACGGAGATATAAGAACTTCCTGCCAAAATCAACCTTATCTGGAGAGGTATATTTTTGAAAAAATTCTACAAGTAATTGATTTTGAAATGACAATATTTTAGGTTCGCTGACTTGTACTTTAATATCACCTTGGCGAATTTTGGATAAGTTCATTTTCATATTTAACCAACCATTTTTGCTTTTTCCTAGAGAGCGAAAATGTTCAGAATAATAACTCAAATACACTTTAAATTCAGATTTTTCCCAACTTTGTCTCCATGATTCAACCATATCTATGACTTTTTCTTTTTCTTGCTGAACAGACTCGTAACTCACCATCTGCATTTCTGAAACAATCACAACAGGTGTTTTAAATTCCGTGACATATTTTGTGATATCGAGCACATCTTCGTTTCGCAAAGCAACACACCCTTCTGTATCAAAGGGACGCTGCATTCTTTCGTTACTATCTACACCATGAATCCAAATACCAGATCCTGTTTTGCGTTGTCTTTTGTCAAAAATATTAGGATAATCAAGCACAAAAGCTCTTGGACCGTACTTGCGCGCTGCATTACCCCAAAGTTGCATTAACGTAGAGCCTTCTTTGCGGCCGACAATAAAATAAATGCCTTCAGGAGTGCGGTTATCACCGCGAAACTTTTTATCCCCTGGTTCTTTACCGGTTAAAGCATGATAACGTTTTACAAGAGAATATGTTCCACTCGGCGTCACCTTAAAAACGCTCAGCCTGTGAAGATTTTTTTCGACAACCATTGCATAAGTGGGTTCATAGGACGTCAAGCTAATAAAAGCGGAAGGAATATTTTGTATTGAGTTTGATTGTGATTGCGTGTCTATCGCCTTAGGAACTGTGATAGCAAGGCCGCTATTGAACGTTTTTTGGAATAGCGGGCTTTTATGCACATCAGACGAATTTTGGCTTATAATATGTTCATTTTTTTGTAAAAGTAAATTTTCTTTTGGTTTGCCAAGAGAAACTTGGTTAGAAATCAATAAAATAGCAAAAAATATATTTAACTTTTTAATATCATTAAGTTTAAAAAAATTGCTATTCACCTTACGCAATCTCCATGAACCAAAGAGACAACATTATTTCATAATAGCCGCAATCTGCTCACGTATATTTGAGGAAAGTCGAACCCCCATATAAGACACTGTATCTGCTGCTAAAAGGGTTGCGATTTGACCAGATTGTTCAAGGTTTAAACCTCGACACAAGCCAAACATAAAACCTCCGGCAAACATATCGCCTGCACCCGTAGTATCGGCAACTTCAACTTTTTTTGCAGGGATAAATATAACCTTTCCATCATAGGCAATGTATGCGCCCTTTTCACCATCTTTAACAACAGAAATTTGAATAAATTTAGCTAGTTCTAAAGCTGCCGCCTCAGGAGATTTCTCTAAAAGAATATTTGCTTCTTCTGCATTTAAAAAAACCAAATGCGTTTTTTCGAGTAGTGACATGATTCGAGCTCGCCCATGTCTTTTGATCACAAACGGATCTGCAACATCAAACGCTACCTTTACATCATTCAGCAATGCATGATCAATGGCTGCACTCAGAGCATCAATTTGATTTTGACTATCAAGCATATAACCTGTAGAAAAAAAGATCTTTGATTTTGCAATGTCGTCAAAAGGAACATAACTCGGTTTGTATAAAAGACACGCCCCTAAATTGGTATTTAGGGTCCGTTCACCATCTGGAGTCACAACAACAAGACACGTACCTGTATGAACGCCGTCAACAATTGATAGCCTGTTTTCAATACTGAGTTCATCTAATCTTTTTGCAAAAGCGCGCCCATACGCATCATCGCCAACAGTGCTGCTGTAGCTCGTTTTGGCACCTAAAATTGCCATCCCCCTCAGGGCATTCGATGCACTGCCCCCAAGCTCAACTTCTGGTTTAACACTACCCAAGTTTTGCAAAACATTTTTTTGCGTTGCTTCATCGACTAACTGCATCACACCTTTGTTCATTCCAAAAGTTTTTAGGTCTGAATCATTAGCGCGAACAAGAAGATCGATAAGGGCATTTTCGATGGAAACGACATCAAAAGCATGACGGAATTGTTCCGTAGAAAAAAAAGAATTTTGAATCATCTTAAACAAACCTCAACTGTTACCTCGTCAAATCAACATTTATGACGCAAGGGTTCTGTCATATGTAAATCACTATTGCGTTGTAAAGGGTCCTAGCAATTTAAAATCGATACCGCCAAGCAAATCTCTTACCACAACAAAACCACCAACAGAGCTACCCGCTGATGATTTTGGATTCCAATTGGTGTTATTTGCAGTATCAAGTTTTAGGTCTCCCGAACTCACATACCATTGCAGCCGCACTTTATAGTTAAACAATGTATTATTCGGATCTCTACCTGAAGGAACAGTAGGAAACGTTAAATTTGCAGTAATGTTTGTTTCCTCATTTGCTGGAATTGTAGCAGAACTTGCTGGTGCAACAGAAGAAATTTGAATAGGATTATTTGTGATAGCAAGTCCACTTTTAATTTGCGCAATTTTAGACGCTGATACCCATGTGGTGAGTGGTGCCGTTGCCCACCATCCATCCGAAGAATCTGGCAAAAAATAAAACGAATAAAAACCATTATCAGACGAAACAGCAGAACTTGCTGTATAATTCAATTGAAAACCAGGTACATCCTTAGCCAAATTTAAATAAGAATTTAAATTTGTTGTACTTAAATGTGCACAATTTACAACATAATCAAATACAGTGAGACGAAATGGAGCTGACTGAATTGTAACACTTGGAGTGGATGCTGGTGACAAAAAATTTGCTAACGTTACCGCTGAGCCTTGACCAGGCGACACTCCTCGTGCACCACCGCCACCACTTAAATAATTATTGCCAATTGGAAATCCTTTTATACTGTTTAACGTGACTGTTGGTGTTTCTGCGGTAGGAGAAACAACAAGCAAATAAAAATGAGTTGTTGCACAACCAGTTCTCAATGGGAATTGTTGTGTTGACGTATTGGTTAAAGTATTTCCACCAGAAATAAGAGTACTATCTTGAAACACACCAGCGACAACACGCACTTTATTAATGACATAATATTCATTATTGCCATCATTGCATCCAACAAAAAATAAACAGAAAAATAGTTGCAAATTCACTATAATTTTTTTTCTATGACAAAACATAAAGCACCCTAAATTAAAATTTTGCAATAATTCCAATTGTTGGAATTATTGGCAGTGACGTTATTTCTATTTTTTTTGAGTAATCTTGATTATACGTTACAAAAGATACATTTTTTCTATTAAAAACATTTAAAATATCTAAGTAGGTTGTTAAGGTCCAATCTGGATACAAAAAATCATACTCAGTTCTAAAATCAACTTGCATAATAAATGGGTTTCTTGCATCATTTTTATTAATACCATATATATTGCCATCGGGTTGTGGTGTATATTTACCCGTATTTTGATTAAAAATTCCAGAATTTATTGAAGTATATGGAGCTCCTGTTAAAAATTGAAACTTTGCGCCAGCTTTCCAATTTCCAGTAATTTTTTGCCCATAAACAATATTTAGAGAATGCGTTCTATCGTATTCTGAATAACGCCAAATGCCAGTTAGTGGATCTTTAATTTCTGCGGTACTGATTCCATAACTCAACCAACCAAACCAAAAATCAGAAGGTTTTTTCTTAATAAAAATCTCAAGCCCCTTAGCGCGAGAACTGATAGAATTTTCAAATTTATTATTTGGATTTTCTACTGCCATACCAACTAAAGACTGGCTTGTTTTACTCCACAGTTGAATATCGGCCGAAAAGTTTTCTAAAAAACTGACTTCATATCCAACCACAAGTTGTGCGCTTCTTTCTAAGCTTAATTTGGGATTGCCATAAGATGAACTGCTATATTGTACTGCAGGCATTTGACTGTAATATCCAGCAGCAAATTTTAAAATATGATCTTCTATGAGTTCGTACCGAATGCCAATTCTTGGATCAATACCTATTTGATTTGAATTAGTTCCTATTAAAACATTAACTCCAGGATTTACAGTCAAGCTTTTAATTGGCGAATATGTAACATCAAAAAATAGATCGCCATATAATTGTGATAGTATTAAATATTGATAAACTCGAGGAGCCAATTCTGGATCAAAAAACACAGTGGGATCACCGCTTGGAAATTGCACAACATTTAGGCCTACCGTATTGTAGGTGTATTTTGGGCGAACTCCCACGCCAAATGATAATTTTTCATCTATTTTTTTATCAACAATTAAGCCAATACCAAACAAATGGCTTTTGATATCTAATGTGTTTCCTAATATATCTTGTTGAAATAAAAAATACCGCTGTTGAAAAACAAATTTTACCACAACATCGTTACTTAAATTTAAATTATAACGCACGCCAGAAACTTGCAAATAGCTATAAAAAGAAAATTTATTTTTACCATCTGCGGTTGTGCTGTCACCAAGGCTTGCCGACAAAGACGCTCTATCTGCTGCACCAACCAGATAACCCTGCCAAGTCCCTAACGCATGATTGCCATTGAGTACCAACTGATAGTCCGTTGCTTGCGGAATTGTCACAAAGCTTGAAGACCCTGCGATTTTTTGAATAAGTGGTTTGTATAATTCAAGATATGTTCTTCTAAATCCAAGTCTATAGCCTATGGCATTATCATTTGAGTTTTGTTGCGTTACATTTTCGGACTGAGTTTGTGTGGTATCTGTTTTAGGAGCATCAAGGCGCCCTTCCATGTAAATTCCTGTTTGAACAAGACCTAAATCATATTCACCTGACAACCGTTCTGGAGTTGTATTCTGACTTTTTAATTGAATCACTCCTCCAATAGTATCTGCATATCTTGAACTAAAACTTCCTGGAAAAAAGTCCATTGCTTCAATCATTTTTGGAGGAATAATTGTTTCTGCACCTCCAAAATGAAAAATAAAGGGAAAGACCAAATCATCATAAAAAAAGGAGTTGTCTCCAGGCAAACCACCTCTAACCACCAGATCAGCACTTCCTACATTTGCAGGAAGAACAGAGGGCAATGTTTGCAGTACCCTTACAGGATCCCGCCCCGCTCCTGGAGTTTGGGTAAATTCTTCTTGTTGAAATGTATTTTGGGAAATTTCATTTTTTTGCTTGGCTCGAATGACTCCAAATCCCCCATAAACGGGAGCTGGTTCTAATTGAAACGGAGAAGATGATAAAAGCTTTCCATTTTTAATTTCAATTGTTAAATCTTGAAAATTGTCGGCACGAATTAAAATTCCAGAAGACGATTTGTCAATATAAAACTCAAACGAACCATCTTTGTTTGTCCGAACAAATGAATTACGATTGCTTTGATCAATAATCAACGCGTCGGCAATAGGATTTTTTGATCCCAATTGTTTAACAATTCCTTCAATACAAATTTTATTTAAATCTTGAGATTTAACACATGCATTCGCATGGGAAAAACAAAACACAATTTGCACAAAAAATAAGCAAATTATCGTTGATAATCGATTTTTAAACATAAAATTGTACCTAAAATAAAAAATTAATAACAAAAAATTTTACGGCCAATGATCATGCAACGATAAAAGATAGCATAAAATTGAGAAAAATAAAAATTTGCCAACTCGATAATTAACAATTATTATTTCTTGTTTGAAAGAAGATTTGATAGATAAGGAAACACTGTGTTCAAAAAGTACGTTCAAAAAAATATTTTTACAAAAATTAAGTTTAATAGCCAATTTAATTGGAAACAAAGTTGGGTATGGGTAATTTTAATTGCGACTTGTTTACTAAGACTATTTTGGTCTGCCAATTTTCCAATCGGTAATGATGAAGCGTATTACTGGGACTGGTCAAGGCAGTTACAATTAAGTTATGTTGACGCCCCACCTTTTGTTGCTTGGATCGCATTTCTAGGAGGACTTCTTTTTTCTGGAGAAATTGGGGTACGTTTATTTATTCCTATTTTTTATTTTTTTACAACTATATTTTTAATTTTATGTGCTCGAGAAATTGAAATTATAAAAAATCGACAATTAACTAATGAAACTGTTATTTCTATTTTTATACTCAGCCAACTTATTCCTATATTTAGCCTTGAAGGAATGATGTTAATTCCAGATGGTCCGTTATTATTTGGAATTTCTGGAGCATTATTTTATTTATTAAAAGCAAACCGAAAAGCTTTACATAAAAATTCTTCCTTAGCAATAAAAGACGGTTTATTATTGGGAATTTTTCTTGGTCTTGCAGGTCTATCAAAATATCATGCATTACCAATTTCTATTGGTTTTTTTATAGCGACATTGGTTTTTCGCGGCATTAGTGCAAGCATTAAAGACTATAAATTTTGGTTTGTCGCAATTTTTGTTTCTATTGTAATTTCCAGTCCTGTTTTTGTTTGGAATTATAATAACAATTATGCCTCATTTCGCTTTCAGTCGCAACATGGATTTTCTGATTTTAATTTTAGTTTTTATACAATTTTTAAATTTTTTCTCGGTATTTCACTTTACTTAATGCCTTGGTTTTTTATATCTTTACTCTATTTTTCATTTAAAGAACTCAAAAAAAACAAATACTATAACTCTCCTGCAATTTTTTCGATAATCCCGTTTTATTTTTTATTTTTAATAATTTTAATATCTTCAATGGGTAAACAAACGCTTGCTCACTGGGTTATGCCTGGATTTTTACTTTTAATCCCTGCATTTGCTATTAATTGGAAGCCTTTACAATCAAAATATAAATCAATTTGGAAAAAATTATTTTACTTATCATTTGCAATTTCAATTATAATTCCAACTTTATTGAGTTTTAATTTTATTAATAATTTTATAATAAGAACTTATGCATACATTAATGGAAATTCTGATACTCTTTTTCAGTTTTATATATGGAAAGACTTAGAAATTTTTATGCAAGATCAACAAAATATATTGCTTTCCTTAAATGAATATAAACAAAATGAATTAGTTTCAAAAAAATGTGACAATGAGTATGAAATTGCCTCACTCAAGTGGTTTTGGACAGCACAAATGGCATTTCATTTTAAACATCAACCAAAAATTTATAATTTTGATTTCGATAACAGTTCATTTTATACTTGGCGTGATAAACTTTATGAGCTGGCTGAGTGCAAAATTATTATTGTAGGTAGTCAAGATCATTTTCAGGCAAATGAAATATTTAAAATTATGAATGTTGAAGAAATAAAAAAATTTACTCTCTCTCCTTATACAGGAAAAAACATTGTTTTTATTAAAGGAAGTTTAAAAGAAGAAGGGGTTCTTAGAAAAATTTATGAAAACACTCTAATAAATATCAGATATTAAACAAATTGATCGGACATAGAAAAGATGACAATCAAGCCTTGTTAGTTTTAACATTCTATTTTAAAACAGCATTTGTTTGTTGCTTGCTGGCTTCAATTCAAAGGAGAATCACTTGAAAAAAGTTAAAATTTACACAACAACAGTTTGTCCATACTGTAACTCTGCAAAAAATCTTTTTAAAAATTTAAACATTGAATACGAAGAAATCAATCTTGATAACAATTCTGAACTCAGAGCGAAACTTTCGCAAGAAAATAACGGTTGGCGAACTGTACCCATGGTATTTATTGGCGATAAATTTATTGGTGGTTTTGATGATACAAACAAACTACACAGAGAGGGAAAACTTTTAAGCTTAATTCATTCTTAATTAAATTTATGTTCCTAAATAACACATTTTTTAAAAAAAGTTTTAAAATGGCAAAAAAAATCTTTATTCTTTTAGTGATCTCATTAAATTGCTCTG
This region of Spirobacillus cienkowskii genomic DNA includes:
- a CDS encoding ArnT family glycosyltransferase, producing MFKKYVQKNIFTKIKFNSQFNWKQSWVWVILIATCLLRLFWSANFPIGNDEAYYWDWSRQLQLSYVDAPPFVAWIAFLGGLLFSGEIGVRLFIPIFYFFTTIFLILCAREIEIIKNRQLTNETVISIFILSQLIPIFSLEGMMLIPDGPLLFGISGALFYLLKANRKALHKNSSLAIKDGLLLGIFLGLAGLSKYHALPISIGFFIATLVFRGISASIKDYKFWFVAIFVSIVISSPVFVWNYNNNYASFRFQSQHGFSDFNFSFYTIFKFFLGISLYLMPWFFISLLYFSFKELKKNKYYNSPAIFSIIPFYFLFLIILISSMGKQTLAHWVMPGFLLLIPAFAINWKPLQSKYKSIWKKLFYLSFAISIIIPTLLSFNFINNFIIRTYAYINGNSDTLFQFYIWKDLEIFMQDQQNILLSLNEYKQNELVSKKCDNEYEIASLKWFWTAQMAFHFKHQPKIYNFDFDNSSFYTWRDKLYELAECKIIIVGSQDHFQANEIFKIMNVEEIKKFTLSPYTGKNIVFIKGSLKEEGVLRKIYENTLINIRY
- a CDS encoding glutaredoxin, whose amino-acid sequence is MKKVKIYTTTVCPYCNSAKNLFKNLNIEYEEINLDNNSELRAKLSQENNGWRTVPMVFIGDKFIGGFDDTNKLHREGKLLSLIHS